From the Anaeromyxobacter dehalogenans 2CP-1 genome, the window TTCCCGAGCTTCTTCCGGCTGCTCGACCAGGTGTCCGGCCAGGCGTCCGGCGGAGGCGCGCCGTGATCACCGGGCGGACCGCGCTCTACGGCGTCGTCGGCCACCCGGTGGCGCACAGCCGCTCGCCGGAGATGCAGAACGCGGCGTTCGCGAGGCTGGGCGTGGACGCGGTCTACGTGGCGCTGCCGGTCGCGCCGGAGCGGATCGACGAGGCGCTGCGCGGCGCGCACGCGCTCGGCTTCCAGGGCCTGAACGTCACCGTGCCGCACAAGCCGCGGGCGGCGTCGCTCTGCCACGCGCTCGACCCGGTGGCGACCGCGGTGGGCGCCGCGAACACGCTGCGCCGGACCCGCGACGGCTGGGACGGCTTCAACACCGACGCGCCCGCGTGCCGCACGCTGCTCGAGGCGGCCGGGGTCGTGCGCGGGTCGCGGGCGCTGCTCGTCGGCGCGGGCGGCGCGGCGCGCGCGGCGGCCTGGGCGCTCGTCCAGCTCGGGACGGAGGTCCGGGTGGCGGCGCGCCGCGAGGAGGCCGCCGCCGAGCTGTGCCGCGACCTCGCCGCCGCGGTGCCCGGCGCCGACCTGGCCGCCGCCGACTTCGAGGACCTGGAGGCCGAGGCGGACGCCGCCGCCGTGGTGGTGAACGGCACGTCGGTGGGGCTGCCCGGGCACGAGGGCCGCCTGCCGCCGCTCCGGTTCCGCGCCGCCCAGGTGGTGCTCGACTTCGTGTACGGGGACACCGAGCTCGCCCGCGCCGCGCGCGCGGCCGGCGCCCGGCTGGTCAGCGGCGAGCAGGTGCTGGTGCGCCAGGGCGCGCTCGCGTTCACGATCTGGACCGGCCAGCCCGCCCCCGAGGCGGACATGGCCCGCGCGCTCGAGGCGCGCGAGGGAGCACGATGACACTTCGGTACCTGACCGCCGGCGAGTCGCACGGCCCGGCGCTGGTCGCCATCGCCGAGGGCTTCCCGGCGGGGCTGGCGGTGGACTTCGAGGCGGTGGACCGGGACCTGCGCCGCCGGCAGAAGGGCTACGGCCGCGGCGGCCGCATGAAGATCGAGACCGACGCGGCGCAGTTCCTGGCCGGGCTGCGCGGCGGGCTCACCACCGGCGCGCCCATCGCGCTCGCGGTCTGGAACAAGGACCACGAGAACTGGAAGGACCTCGTCTCCCCGTACGCCCGCGGCGGCAAGAAGTTCACCCAGGTCCGCCCCGGCCATGCCGATCTCGCCGGCGCGCTCAAGTACGGGCTCGACGACGCGCGCGACGTGCTGGAGCGGGCCAGCGCCCGGTCCACCGCGGTCACGGTGGCGCTCGGCGCGCTCGCGAAGGCGCTGCTCTCGACCCTGGGCGTGGAGGTGTGCTCGCGGGTGGTGGCCATCGGCCCGCGCGAGATCCGGCCGGACGCGCCGCCCACCCCGGCGCAGCGCGACGCCATCGAGGCCTCCGACCTGCACGTGGACGACGAGGCGCTCGCCGCCGAGTGGCGCGCGCTCATCGACGCGGAGAAGGCGCGCGGCGGCTCCATCGGCGGCGCCTTCGACGTGTACGCCACCGGGCTCCCCATCGGCGTCGGCAGCCACGTGCACCCGGACCGCCGCCTCGACGCGCGCCTGGCTGGCGCGCTCTGCGGCGTGCAGGCCATCCGCGCCGTGGAGATCGGCGACGGCACGCAGGTGGGCCGCCCCGGCTACGAGTTCCACGACGCCATCCACCACGACCCGGCCCGCGGCTTCTGGCGAGACACGAACCGCGCCGGCGGGCTGGAGGGCGGCATGACCGACGGCATGCCGCTCCGCGTGCGCGCCTACATGAAGCCCATCCCCACCATGCTCCACCCGCTCGCCACCGTGGACCTCGCCACCCGCGCGGCCACCCAGGCCCGCTACGAGCGGAGCGACGTGTGCGCGGTGCCGGCCGCCGCGGTGGTGGGCGAGGCGGTGGTGGCCTGGGAGCTCGCGAACGCGCTCCTGGAGAAGTTCGGCGGCGACGCCGTCGAGGACGTGCGCCGGGCGGTGGAGGCGTATGCCGCTCGGATCCGCTGAGACGCTGGCGCTCACCGGGATGATGGGCTCGGGGAAGTCCACCGTGGCCCCGCTGCTGGCGCGCTGGCTGGGCCGGCGGCTGGTGCGGCTCGACGACGAGATCGTGCGCGCGGCGGGCAAGCCCATCGCCCGGGTGTTCGCCGAGGACGGCGAGGGGCGCTTCCGCGCGCTGGAGCGCGCCGCGGTGGCCGCGCTGCCGCCGGGCGCGGTGGCGGACCTGGGCGGCGGCGCGTTCTGCGACCCGCACGGCGCCGCGCGCCTGCTCGCCACCGCGCGGGTGGTGTTCCTCGACGTCTCGGCGCAGGAGGCCGCCCGCCGCATCGGCGAGGATCCGGCCCGCCCGCTCGCGGCGCGCTGGGAGGCGCTCCGCGCGCGCCGGCTGCCGCTCTACCGGCGCGCCCACCTCACCGTCCACGTGGACGGGATGACGCCCGAGGCGGTGGCCCGGCGCGTCCTGGAGTCGCTATGAGCCGGACCCGCAAGCCCGCCGCGGCCGAGGAGGCCGGCGCCGCGGTCACCGAGATCATCCCGGCGCGGCAGGGCGACCACGCCTACGAGGTGCGCGTCGGTGCCGGCGCGGCGGCGGCGCTGCCCGCGCTCGCCGACGAGCACGACGCGGTGGCGCTCGTCTCCTGCCGCCGGGTGCTCTCGATCCCCTTCGGAAAGGACGTGCTCGCCCGCCTGCGGCGGGAGGCGCCGCTCGCGCTCGTGCACGCGCTCCCCGACGGCGAGGCAGGCAAGACGCTCGCCGAGCTGGAGCGGGCCGCGGCGAAGCTGCTCCGCGCCGGCGCCACGCGGCGGACGCTGGTGGTGGCGCTGGGCGGCGGCGCGGTGAGCGACGCGGCCGGCTTCCTCGCCGCGACGTACATGCGCGGCGTGCCCTGGGTGGCGGTGCCCACCACGCTGCTCGCCATGGTGGACGCCGCCATCGGCGGCAAGACCGCGGTGAACCTGCCGGCCGCGAAGAACGCGGTGGGCGCGTTCCACCCGCCCGACGCGGTGCTGGCGGATCCCGCCGCGCTCCGCACCCTGCCGCGGCGCGAGCTCGCGAGCGGCCTCGGCGAGGTGCTGAAGTACGGGGCGCTCCAGCCGGCGCTGCTCGACGCGTTCGCGGCGCTCGGCGCCGCCGCGCCGGACCCGGCGGTGATCGCCACCTGCGCCCGCATGAAGGTGGACGTGGTGGCGGAGGATCCCACCGAGCACGGCCCCCGCAAGCTCCTCAACCTGGGCCACACCTTCGGCCACGGGGTGGAGGCGGCCGGGCGGTTCTCGCGGTACACGCACGGCGAGGCGGTCGCGGTGGGGCTCGCGTTCGCGTTCCGGCTGGCGGCGCGGATGGGCCGGGTGGACGGCGCGGCGGTGGAGCGGGTGGAGGCGGCGGTCGCCGGGGCCGGGCTGCCGGTCCGGGTCCCGCCGGCGATCGCGCGTGCCGCCGCGCGCCTGATGGCGTACGACAAGAAGCGGGCGGCGGGCGGGCTGCGCTGGGTGCTGCCGGCGGCCGTTGAGGACGGCTGGCGGGTGGAGTGGGACGTCGAGGCGGAGCCCGCGGCGGTCGAGGCGGCGGTGGCGGAGATCTCGGAGGCGCGGGCGGGCGGCCGCGCCGGGCGGAGGACGCGATGATCCTGGTCGTCAACGGTCCGAACCTGAACCTGCTGGGCGAGCGCGAGCCGGACGTGTACGGGCGCAGCACGCTCGGCGACGTGGAGCTGCTCGTCCGCGACGCCTGCGCGGCCTGGGACGTCGAGGTGAAGGCGTTCCAGTCGAACCACGAGGGCGCGATCATCGACTTCCTGCAGGAGCACCGGAAGCAGGCGCGCGGGATCATCCTGAACGCCGGGGCCCTCACGCACACGAGCTACGCGCTGCACGACTGCCTGAAGGCGATGCCCGCGCCGGCGGTGGAGGTGCACATCTCCAACATCCACCAGCGCGAGGCGTTCCGCCACGTGAGCGTCCTCGCCCCGGCCTGCCGCGGGCAGATCGTGGGCCTGGGGATCCGCGGCTACCTGCTCGCGGCGGAGTGGCTCTGCGCCGAGATCGGCGCGCAGCCGCGCGTCGCGGCGGACCGCAAGAAGCCGAGCCCGTAGCCGGCGCCGGTGCCCAGGGTCGCCGTCCTCCTCCCCGCGCGCGACGCCGCCCGCACCGTGCGCGCGGCGGCCGTGTCGATCCTGCGCCAGACCGAGCGCGACCTCTCGCTCGTCTGCGTGGACGACGGCTCGCGCGACGGCACCGCCGAGGTGCTGGAGCGGCTCGCGGCGCGCGACCGGCGGGTGCGCCTGCTGCGCGGGCCGGGCGAGGGGATCGCCGGGGCGCTGCAGCGGGGCCTCGCCGCCTGCGACGCCGAGGTGGTGGCGCGGATGGACGCGGACGACGTGGCCCACCCGCGCCGGCTCGCGCTCCAGCTCGACGCGCTCCGCGCCGATCCGTCGCTCGCGGCGCTCGGCGGACGGGTCCGGCTGTTCCCGCGCGCGGCGGTGCGCCCGGGCATGGCGCGCTACGCGGCGTGGCTGAACGGGCTCGTCACGCCCGCGCTGGTGGAGCGCGACCTGCTGGTGGAGGCGCCGCTCGTCCACCCCGCGGCCGCGATCCGGCGCGACGCGCTGGAGCGCGCCGGCGGCTGGCGCGACGGCCCGTTCCCGGAGGATTACGACCTGTGGCTGCGCCTCTCGGCCGCCGGCGGGCGGCTCGGCAACCTCTCCGCCCCGGTGCTCGCCTGGCGCGAGTCGGCCGGGCGGCTCACCCGCACCGACCCCCGCTACGCGCTCGCCCGCCACGTGGCGCTGAAGTGCGCACACCTCGCCCGCCACGTCCTCGTCGGCGCGCGGGAGGTGGCGCTGTGGGGGGCCGGCGAGACCGGCCGTGCCTTCTCCGACGCGCTCCGCGCCGAGGGGATCGCCACCGCCGCGTTCGTCGAGGTCGATCGCAGGAAGATCGGCCGCACCGTGCGCGGGGCACGGGTCGTCTCGTACGAGGAGGTGGGCCGGCTTCGCGGGCTGCCGCTGCTCGTGGCGGTGGGCGCGCCCGGCGCGCGCGACCTCATCCGCGCCGAGCTGGCCCGCGCCGGCTTCGAGGAGCTGGCCGACTTCCGCTGCGTCGCCTGAGCGCTACCCGCCGTCCTTCTTGAGCTGCTCGGTGAGGTAGTTCTGCACGCCGATCTGGTCGATGGCGGTGAGCTGCGTCTCGAGCCAGTTCGCGTGCTCCTCCTCGCCCTCCAGGATGTCCTCGAGGAGGTCGGCGGAGCCGTTGTCGCCGGCGTTCCGGCAGGTCTCGATGCCGCGGTTGAGCGCGCCGATGGCGTGCTTCTCGAGGTCGAGGTCCGCCGCCAGGATCTCGGGCACGTTCTCGCCGATGTTGACCTTCGACAGCTTCTGAACGTTCGGCATGCCCTCGAGGTAGAGGATGCGCTCGATCAGGTGGTCGGCGTCCTTCATCTCGTCGATCGACTCGGCCCGGAACTTCGCGTACAGCCGGTCGTAGCCCCAGTTCTCGCAGATGCGGGCGTGCAGGAAGTACTGGTTGATGGCGGTGAGCTCGTTCATGAGGACCTCGCTCAGCACGTCGAGGACCTTGGCGTCGCCCTTCATCGCTCCTCCGTTCGTGTCCGGGTCCGGCGCCGGCCGGCGCACCGAAGCCTAGCGGCGGGGAGCGCGCGTGGCTCGGGCGAGCCCCAACTGAGCGTCACCGAGGCGTCCTCCGGCCGCTCCGCCACGAGCGCCATGGCCGGATTCCGGCCCGTCTCCGCGCCGGCCAGCGC encodes:
- a CDS encoding shikimate dehydrogenase (NADP+); this encodes MITGRTALYGVVGHPVAHSRSPEMQNAAFARLGVDAVYVALPVAPERIDEALRGAHALGFQGLNVTVPHKPRAASLCHALDPVATAVGAANTLRRTRDGWDGFNTDAPACRTLLEAAGVVRGSRALLVGAGGAARAAAWALVQLGTEVRVAARREEAAAELCRDLAAAVPGADLAAADFEDLEAEADAAAVVVNGTSVGLPGHEGRLPPLRFRAAQVVLDFVYGDTELARAARAAGARLVSGEQVLVRQGALAFTIWTGQPAPEADMARALEAREGAR
- the aroC gene encoding chorismate synthase produces the protein MTLRYLTAGESHGPALVAIAEGFPAGLAVDFEAVDRDLRRRQKGYGRGGRMKIETDAAQFLAGLRGGLTTGAPIALAVWNKDHENWKDLVSPYARGGKKFTQVRPGHADLAGALKYGLDDARDVLERASARSTAVTVALGALAKALLSTLGVEVCSRVVAIGPREIRPDAPPTPAQRDAIEASDLHVDDEALAAEWRALIDAEKARGGSIGGAFDVYATGLPIGVGSHVHPDRRLDARLAGALCGVQAIRAVEIGDGTQVGRPGYEFHDAIHHDPARGFWRDTNRAGGLEGGMTDGMPLRVRAYMKPIPTMLHPLATVDLATRAATQARYERSDVCAVPAAAVVGEAVVAWELANALLEKFGGDAVEDVRRAVEAYAARIR
- a CDS encoding shikimate kinase; the protein is MPLGSAETLALTGMMGSGKSTVAPLLARWLGRRLVRLDDEIVRAAGKPIARVFAEDGEGRFRALERAAVAALPPGAVADLGGGAFCDPHGAARLLATARVVFLDVSAQEAARRIGEDPARPLAARWEALRARRLPLYRRAHLTVHVDGMTPEAVARRVLESL
- a CDS encoding 3-dehydroquinate synthase — its product is MSRTRKPAAAEEAGAAVTEIIPARQGDHAYEVRVGAGAAAALPALADEHDAVALVSCRRVLSIPFGKDVLARLRREAPLALVHALPDGEAGKTLAELERAAAKLLRAGATRRTLVVALGGGAVSDAAGFLAATYMRGVPWVAVPTTLLAMVDAAIGGKTAVNLPAAKNAVGAFHPPDAVLADPAALRTLPRRELASGLGEVLKYGALQPALLDAFAALGAAAPDPAVIATCARMKVDVVAEDPTEHGPRKLLNLGHTFGHGVEAAGRFSRYTHGEAVAVGLAFAFRLAARMGRVDGAAVERVEAAVAGAGLPVRVPPAIARAAARLMAYDKKRAAGGLRWVLPAAVEDGWRVEWDVEAEPAAVEAAVAEISEARAGGRAGRRTR
- the aroQ gene encoding type II 3-dehydroquinate dehydratase, which encodes MILVVNGPNLNLLGEREPDVYGRSTLGDVELLVRDACAAWDVEVKAFQSNHEGAIIDFLQEHRKQARGIILNAGALTHTSYALHDCLKAMPAPAVEVHISNIHQREAFRHVSVLAPACRGQIVGLGIRGYLLAAEWLCAEIGAQPRVAADRKKPSP
- a CDS encoding glycosyltransferase family 2 protein, encoding MPRVAVLLPARDAARTVRAAAVSILRQTERDLSLVCVDDGSRDGTAEVLERLAARDRRVRLLRGPGEGIAGALQRGLAACDAEVVARMDADDVAHPRRLALQLDALRADPSLAALGGRVRLFPRAAVRPGMARYAAWLNGLVTPALVERDLLVEAPLVHPAAAIRRDALERAGGWRDGPFPEDYDLWLRLSAAGGRLGNLSAPVLAWRESAGRLTRTDPRYALARHVALKCAHLARHVLVGAREVALWGAGETGRAFSDALRAEGIATAAFVEVDRRKIGRTVRGARVVSYEEVGRLRGLPLLVAVGAPGARDLIRAELARAGFEELADFRCVA
- the bfr gene encoding bacterioferritin; its protein translation is MKGDAKVLDVLSEVLMNELTAINQYFLHARICENWGYDRLYAKFRAESIDEMKDADHLIERILYLEGMPNVQKLSKVNIGENVPEILAADLDLEKHAIGALNRGIETCRNAGDNGSADLLEDILEGEEEHANWLETQLTAIDQIGVQNYLTEQLKKDGG